CCGACGTGGCGAACGGCGTGCGGCCTCCGGCCGGGGTGCCGCCTCGGGTCGACCGGGAGGTCGTCGAACGGCGCGGGTCCGCGTGCTCCGGCTGGTGGGCCGTGTTCGTGGCCGTGCTCGCACTCGTGGGCGCGGGGTGGCTGGCCTGGGCAGGGGGACTCGTGCCCGGGCGGGTCACGGAGTTCCTTCGCGTGCCCGACGCGCCTCGCGCGCGTCACGGACTCGACGCGTCACGGTTGCCGGCCATCGGCGCCTGCGGGTTCGTCGTGCTGTGCGCGCTCGGCGGACTCTCCCGGGGGAGGGCAGGCAGCGCATGGGTCCTGTCGCTCTTCGGGCGGTACCGCGGCAGCGTGCGGCGCACCGGACTCGTCTGGATCAGCCCCCTCGTGCTGCGCCGACGTGTCGACGTACGGCTGCGGCACTGGCGGAGCGATCCCATGCCGGCCGTCGACGCGCAGGGCGTGGAGCTGCGGGTGGTCGTCCTCGTGGTGTGGCAGGTCAAGGACACGGCACGGGCGCTCCTCACGGTCGACGACCACACCGCCTACCTCGCGGAACAGGTCGAGGCGGTGACCGCGCGCGTGGCGTCACGGCTGCCCGCGGACTCGTTCCGCGACCCCGCCGACGGCGACGTGCCGACGACCCTGCGGGACGCCGAAGCCGTCGGCGACGCGCTCACCAGGGCGCTGGCCGCGGAGTGCAGGGCCGTCGGCATCGAGGTGTTCTCCGCCCGGCCCACCCGCGTGGAGTACGCCCCGGAAGTGGCCGCCGCGATGCAGCGCCGCCAGATCGCCGCGATCGACGCCAAACACCGGGACACCGTGCTGACGTCGGTCCTGGACGCAGTGGACGACACCGTCCGCAGACTCACCGAACGGGGACTCGTCGCACTCGACGACTACGAACGGAAGGCCCTGGTCAAGGACTTGACCGTGGCCTTCTACACGGCGCGGGGGAGCGCCGTCGACACCCACTGACCGCAACGGCACGAAAGGGAACCACGTGCAGACTCCCCGATTCACCGAAGCCACCCCCGCCGACTGCACCTGCGGACACTGCGCGGCGGCCCCCGGCCCGAGCGGTGCCGGACAGCAGCACTGCGGCACCGTACGCGGCGCCGTGGTCGCCGCCGTCGGCGCTGCCGTCCTGGTGGGCGCCGCCTCCGGAACGGCCTCGGCGGAGCCCGCGCCGAGCCACGCGGGCTGGGACGGCTCCAAGTACTGGTACAAGGACGCCACCGGCTGGTGGCGCTGGACCTCGCACTACGACAAGTACGTGGCGCGCGGCGGTAAGGGAGCCGCCGCCTGGAAGGGAAAGGGAGCCGCGGCCGCCAAGAGCGCGTCCGCCGGTACGCGCAGGTCCGCGTCCGCCGCCGAACCCGTCTTCCGCGGCCGCCAGGGCTGGGACGCCACCGACCGCGTCTACTGGTACCGGAAGAACGGACACTGGTACTGGACCAGCCACCAGTACAAGTACGAGCGCTACACGGGCCGCTCGGGCACCACCGCACCCGTCACCCCGCCCCGCCCCTCCACCAACCCCGGCACGCCCCGCCGCCACGGCACCGAGGCCGCCATCACGTACGCCATGCGCCACCTCGGCGACCCCTACGTATGGGGCGGCAACGGCCCGCACGGGTGGGACTGCTCGGGCCTGGTCATGGCGGCGTACCGGCAGGCCGGCATCGCCCTGCCCCGCGTCGCCGACGCCCAGTACCGCGCCACGCAGCCCATCTCGCGGGGCCAGCTGCGCCGCGGCGACCTCGTGTTCTGGAGCGGCGACGGCAGCGCGTCCGGCGTCCACCACGTGGCGATCTACCTGGGCGGCGGCCAGTACCTGGAGGCCCCGCGGCCCGGCAAGAACGTCCGGGTCTCCTCCTTCAGCTGGTACAACCCGAACCTGTACGGGAGGGTCCGCTAGAGCCCGCCCCGGCCGCCCCGGCCGTCGTCCCCGCCCGTGACCTCGCGGACCAGGTCGCACAGGACCTCCAGGGCCGGATGGCTCGGCGGGCCGTCGCGGCGGGCCAGCAGGACGGGGACGTGCGGGGCGTCGGGCAGCGGGACGTAGACGACTCCGGGGTGCGGGTGCAGGTCCGCCGTCGCGGTCGTGGTCACGCCG
The window above is part of the Streptomyces venezuelae genome. Proteins encoded here:
- a CDS encoding SPFH domain-containing protein codes for the protein MDLLFRGDTAELPKVAKQVKGAKEPGGRMGRSVSDVANGVRPPAGVPPRVDREVVERRGSACSGWWAVFVAVLALVGAGWLAWAGGLVPGRVTEFLRVPDAPRARHGLDASRLPAIGACGFVVLCALGGLSRGRAGSAWVLSLFGRYRGSVRRTGLVWISPLVLRRRVDVRLRHWRSDPMPAVDAQGVELRVVVLVVWQVKDTARALLTVDDHTAYLAEQVEAVTARVASRLPADSFRDPADGDVPTTLRDAEAVGDALTRALAAECRAVGIEVFSARPTRVEYAPEVAAAMQRRQIAAIDAKHRDTVLTSVLDAVDDTVRRLTERGLVALDDYERKALVKDLTVAFYTARGSAVDTH
- a CDS encoding C40 family peptidase, which encodes MQTPRFTEATPADCTCGHCAAAPGPSGAGQQHCGTVRGAVVAAVGAAVLVGAASGTASAEPAPSHAGWDGSKYWYKDATGWWRWTSHYDKYVARGGKGAAAWKGKGAAAAKSASAGTRRSASAAEPVFRGRQGWDATDRVYWYRKNGHWYWTSHQYKYERYTGRSGTTAPVTPPRPSTNPGTPRRHGTEAAITYAMRHLGDPYVWGGNGPHGWDCSGLVMAAYRQAGIALPRVADAQYRATQPISRGQLRRGDLVFWSGDGSASGVHHVAIYLGGGQYLEAPRPGKNVRVSSFSWYNPNLYGRVR